From a region of the Besnoitia besnoiti strain Bb-Ger1 chromosome I, whole genome shotgun sequence genome:
- a CDS encoding hypothetical protein (encoded by transcript BESB_002790), with protein MEARSTLKISPAIDLPMQLLSGRLSACRRLCSSPSRQQPMQLHTPRVCFAARAAARRACFLLLIFLLLSFAPNLTVARRLLPGPTHPPPFLDTLQRHTLLWDPPLPSEVRERVSPSGGGLPAGDRYDFSPGPAAHSRWLEEEAVTPWRAANVLLPLEETSEPLRRDERRFLGTSSIRGQRQAPCLRPTRAAPLAWLRPGSNEAAIRDIPRDPSATFRFSSFLSCIALGAAAFLSPASSTWGGTASCSSASSPFPAAPRAGVFQLVCANEQADSCNQTADRFRTRLTMTRSRSKPIYRAAHPGLKQLILREKFWARFDPNRNKLLHTPEYQELLVSERRRALQKRFEELKTERQREGGGGAGAGGSKAREASVISACLREQPEESGELSAEQKQELHTREVGYLRQQPKFRQKKWGSGRFKKEEGYLFRLLDSHRQKLLAHEKRKRQRHLAAERLKAAEALGAANAQPEGDADSADEALSSEEEGRRRKIMEAYKTLSYSFVITQVVPRLAWLEQQRQKDAIEAWNRRSERSPHPRTADTAEIEAVSSSLLHQVQRLHQRKKRFLGPQQVLSVYEQQQMLLGNVGFIDPVAERKRTSGIGKNEEDERTTAQLRIAAARTRSIYLQFVSDLHFIFTSFEEFLTDGLEALLSTPGAPDAVEEGDSAAERQLCEESESSRDGEGATNSEEAKDARDEQGEAARPEAGVKTPLERTKGREEWRTRSKLEEFVSALSFQKGFRSADDLFSVCHLLQRNPPAPSGEAQLFVLRLADLMQKDFIRALARVYHFHKEWSVAGRFFLAALTTRQQLLPKKLKLTMWDADTDSLELAIDILSLSWTPAEKAAFLDELQYADADAEAALAAPLLEGIRAALKEVMRQNSEPKKTRRSRSQGDNPEAGGQEATETTREEREVERTGDADARDSNESHNTGSGVSPRDVVEM; from the exons ATGGAGGCTCGCTCGACTCTAAAGATCTCTCCTGCGATTGACTTGCCAATGCAGCTTCTCAGCGGACGCCTCTCCGCATGCCGGCGGCTTTGttcgtctccttcccgcCAGCAGCCCATGCAACTGCACACCCCTCGGGTCTGTTTCGCCGCCCGAGCTGCGGCACGACGGGCttgtttccttctcctcaTTTTCCTCCTCCTGTCGTTCGCCCCGAACCTCACCGTCGCTCGGCGATTGCTGCCAGGCCCTACGCATCCTCCGCCCTTTCTGGACACGCTCCAACGGCACACTCTTCTGTGGGATCCGCCTCTGCCGAGTGAAGTGAGAGAGCGAGTCTCACCGtcaggcggcggcctgcctgCCGGCGATCGATACGATTTCTCTCCCGGACCCGCTGCGCACTCGCGCTGgctcgaggaggaggctgTCACCCCCTGGCGCGCCGCTAACGTCCTCCTCCCACTGGAGGAAACAAGCGAGCCACTGAGGAGGGACGAGAGACGATTCCTTGGAACGTCGAGCATccgagggcagcggcaggcTCCTTGCCTGCGCccgacgcgagcggctccGCTTGCTTGGCTGAGGCCCGGTTCAAACGAGGCCGCCATCCGCGACATCCCGCGAGATCCATCTGCCACTTTTAGGTTTTCCAGTTTTCTTTCCTGCAtcgccctcggcgctgccgcgttcCTGTCCCCGGCCTCGTCGACTTGGGGCGGCACTGCCTCGTGCtcttcggcttcttcgccttttcctgcagcgccgcgtgccgGTGTTTTTCAGCTTGTCTGCGCTAATGAACAGGCAGACTCCTGCAACCAGACTGCAGATCGTTTCCGGACGCGGCTCACGATGACGCGAAGCCGGAGCAAGCCGATCTACCGCGCGGCACATCCAGGGCTGAAGCAGCTGATTCTTCGAGAGAAGTTCTGGGCGCGCTTCGACCCGAATCGCAACAAGCTTCTCCACACGCCGGAGTACCAAGAGTTGCTCGTCTCTGAGCGGCGCCGTGCTCTCCAAAAGAGATTTGAGGAGctgaagacagagagacagcgcgaaggaggcggaggcgcgggggcgggtGGCTCCAAAGCCCGCGAAGCGTCTGTCATCAGTGCATGCTTGAGGGAACAGCCAGAGGAGAGCGGGGAACTCAGCGCAGAGCAAAAACAAGAACTGCATACACGCGAAGTGGGGTatctgcggcagcagccaaAATTTCGCCAGAAAAAGTGGGGAAGCGGCCGCTTCAAGAAAGAAGAGGGGTACCTCTTCCGACTCCTCGACTCGCACCGCCAGAAGCTCCTCGCGCACGAAAAACGGAAAAGACAGAGACACCTtgccgccgagcgcctcaaagccgcggaggcgcttggTGCAGCGAACGCGCAacccgagggcgacgcggactccgccgacgaggcgctctccagcgaggaggagggaaggaggcggaagatCATGGAGGCGTATAAAACGCTGAG CTATTCCTTCGTTATTACCCAAGTTGTGCCTCGCCTGGCGTGgctcgagcagcagcgccagaaAGACGCGATCGAGGCGTGGAACCGGCGCAGCGAACGGTCTCCGCACCCCCGCACCGCCGACACTGCGGAGATCGAGGCagtttcctcttcgctcctCCATCAAGTTCAGAGGCTCCACCAGCGGAAGAAACGCTTTTTGGGGCCTCAGCAAGTTCTCTCTGTGTATGAACAGCAGCAGATGCTCCTGGGTAACGTCGGATTCATCGACCCTGTGGCGGAGCGGAAACGAACGAGCGGAATCGGCaagaacgaagaagacgaaagaactACAGCCCAACTGCGAATAGCTGCTGCGCGCACGCGATCG ATTTATCTCCAGTTCGTCTCGGATCTTCACTTCATCTTCACGAGCTTCGAGGAGTTCCTCACTGACGGACTTGAGGCTCTCCTTTCCACACCAGGGGCGCCAGACGCCGTCGAAGAGGGCGActctgccgcagagcgccaGCTCTGTGAGGAGTCAGAAAGCAGCAgggacggcgaaggagccACCAATTCCGAAGAAGCCAAGGACGCACGGGAcgagcagggcgaggcggcgagaccTGAGGCGGGCGTCAAAACGCCCCTCGAGAGGACAAAGGGTCGCGAGGAgtggaggacgcgaagcaAGTTGGAGGAGTTTGTTAGCGCCTTGAGTTTCCAGAAAGGCTTCCGGTCAGCAGACGACCTGTTCTCTGTGTGCCATCTCCTCCAG CGTAACCCGCCAGCACCtagcggcgaggcgcagttATTCGTGCTGAGACTCGCCGACTTGATGCAGAAGGATTTCATTC gggcgctggcgcgcgtcTACCACTTCCACAAAGAATGGAGCGTGGCGGGCCGCTTCTTTCTGGCTGCGCTGACGACACGTCAGCAGCTCCTCCCAAAGAAGCTCAAGCTGACTATGTGGGACGCAGACACGGACTCTCTTGAG CTCGCCATCGAtattctctccctctcgtgGACCCCagcagagaaggccgcgTTCCTGGACGAGCTGCAGTACGCCGatgcagacgccgaggctgccctcgccgctcCGCTCCTGGAAGGCATCCGAGCGGCGCTTAAGGAGGTGATGAGGCAAAACTCAGAGCCGAAGAAGACACGCCGAAGTCGATCTCAAGGAGACAACCCAGAGGCAGGTGGACAAGAGGCCACAGAAACAACGCGCGAAGAGCGTGAGGTGGAACGCACAGGGGATGCAGATGCGCGGGATTCAAACGAAAGTCACAATACGGGAAGCGGAGTGTCGCCACGGGACGTGGTGGAGATGTAG